A stretch of Bradyrhizobium sp. AZCC 2262 DNA encodes these proteins:
- a CDS encoding FAD-binding protein has protein sequence MDTLKVRDAKDVEQVVRAAIASEQPLEIIGHGTRRAIGHPMATNAVLDLSALNAVISYEPNELIITVQAGAPLADVQSLIDSKNQQFAFEPMDTSALLGVSGNGTIGGMIGAGLAGPRRIKAGGARDHLLGAHAVSGFGDSFKTGGKVVKNVTGYDLCKLLTGSWGTLAVMTEVTLKVMPKPESERTLVLGGLDDVTANRAMTAALGSPFDVSGAAHLPNSAFRPATGALASLSSQSRAMTLLRLEGIAASVADRANSLGKTLAAFGPVEMLQDAASAAVWRAIRDVEAFAASGSLGAWPVWRIVCPPASGGVLGQALARDSGGDVIYDWGGGLIWAALPPKPDALAGLVRQRVEAAGGHASLIRASEQTRRDVEVFHPQAGGLAALSQRVRHSFDPKIILNRGRMVRGSAT, from the coding sequence GTGGATACGCTCAAGGTAAGAGACGCCAAAGACGTCGAGCAAGTGGTGCGCGCTGCGATTGCCAGCGAGCAGCCGCTTGAGATCATCGGTCATGGCACCAGGCGCGCGATCGGCCATCCGATGGCGACCAATGCGGTGCTCGATCTCTCGGCGCTCAACGCCGTCATATCCTATGAGCCGAACGAGCTGATCATCACGGTGCAGGCCGGCGCGCCGCTGGCCGACGTGCAGTCGCTGATCGATTCCAAGAACCAGCAATTCGCCTTCGAGCCGATGGATACCTCTGCGCTGCTGGGCGTGTCCGGCAACGGCACCATCGGCGGCATGATCGGCGCGGGGCTCGCCGGTCCCCGCCGCATCAAGGCTGGCGGCGCCCGCGATCACCTGCTGGGGGCGCATGCGGTGTCCGGTTTCGGCGACAGCTTCAAGACCGGGGGCAAGGTGGTGAAGAACGTCACCGGCTATGACCTCTGCAAGCTGCTGACGGGGTCGTGGGGCACGCTGGCTGTGATGACGGAAGTGACCTTGAAGGTGATGCCGAAGCCCGAGAGCGAGCGTACGCTGGTGCTGGGTGGGCTGGACGATGTGACCGCCAATCGCGCGATGACCGCCGCACTCGGCTCGCCGTTCGACGTTTCGGGCGCGGCGCATCTGCCGAATTCGGCGTTCCGGCCGGCGACGGGCGCGCTGGCAAGCCTTTCCTCGCAGAGCCGGGCGATGACCCTGCTACGGCTGGAGGGCATCGCGGCGTCGGTAGCCGACCGCGCCAATTCTCTCGGCAAGACGCTTGCCGCGTTTGGGCCTGTGGAAATGTTGCAGGATGCGGCGTCGGCTGCGGTCTGGCGCGCGATCCGCGACGTCGAAGCCTTTGCCGCAAGCGGATCGCTCGGTGCGTGGCCGGTGTGGCGGATCGTCTGTCCGCCGGCGTCGGGCGGGGTGCTCGGTCAGGCTCTGGCGCGCGATAGCGGGGGCGATGTGATCTACGACTGGGGCGGCGGCCTGATCTGGGCGGCATTGCCGCCCAAGCCGGATGCGCTAGCCGGTCTGGTGCGGCAGCGCGTCGAGGCGGCCGGCGGCCACGCCTCGCTGATCCGGGCGTCCGAGCAGACCAGGCGAGATGTCGAAGTCTTCCATCCGCAGGCCGGCGGCCTTGCCGCGCTGAGCCAGCGGGTGCGCCACAGCTTCGATCCCAAGATCATCCTCAACCGTGGCCGGATGGTGCGGGGATCAGCGACATGA